The stretch of DNA AATTCAATTAGCTTCAACTTTTAAAAAGGTTAGGACAGCTAAACGTCAGGAACTGGAAAAGAAGGTAGGTGAccttgaaaaacaacataaagaaaatacaacttCTGAGAATTTGAATAAATTGAAAAAGGCCAAACAGGAACTTGATGACCTCCTGACGGAAAAAATTGAAAGAAACTTAAGGTTCTTGAAACAAAAATACTATGAGCACGGGAGCAGAGCCAGTCGCCTACTAGCATCTCAGTTGAGAAAACAATGTAGCCTTACAACAGTtcacaaaattaaaagtaaCAAATCAGACAAACCATTCCTATATAAACCAAATGAAATTTCAGAAGCCTTTGCTGCATTCTACAAAGACTTATACTCGGACAAAGACAGAGTAAGTGACCCAGCAGTATTTGACAATTACTTAAAATCCATTAAACTACCTACAATAGATCCTACCTCAGCTAAGTTCATTGACAGACCGATAACTAAAGAGGAAATTGAGAAGGCgattaaaaatcttaaaaacaacaaaagtccTGGTACAGATGGATTCACCAATGAATTTTATAAGAACTACATAGACCTCATCAGCCCAATCTTGGAGAGAGCGTACTCCGATGCTCTTGAGAAAGGAGAGATGCCGTCGGCCTGGAGGGAGGCGATCATCTCCGTTATACCCAAAGAACATAAAGACCCCACAGACTGCGCCTCCTACAGGCCGATTGCACTCTTAAATACAGACTGCAAATTGCTGACGTCTATACTGGCTAAGCGAGTCGAATCGGTCATCACCACTGTAATACACCGGACCAGACGGGCTTTATAGCCGGCCGGTACTTGCCAGATAACGTTCGCCGACTACTTAATGTTATGGAGCATAGTAATAACTATCCATTCCCCTGCATGGCATTGGCGGTCGACGCTGAAAAGGCATTTGACCGCGTATCCTGGCCGTTTTTGCTTAAAACCTTGGACAGATTCGGATTTGGCCCAAACTTTAATAGATGGATCCAGCTGTTATATGCTGCCCCCCGGAGTATGGTCAGAGTCAATGGACATATATCCCAATCTTTTGATCTAGGTAGAGGGACACGCCAGGGGTGTCCGCTATCGCCACTCCTTTTTGCGTTAAGCATTGAACCACTGGCACAGATGATACGAGAAGACGtaaatattaatgaatgaatagaaATTGGCGACAAAATTCACAAGATCTCGCTATATGCGGatgacattttagtttatttatcaGACCCCTAAATTCAGTTCCAAAGCTGATGGACTGCTTTGCCAAATTTGGAGCCCTCTCAGGATATAAAGTCAATGTTAATAAAACCGAAGCCTTGGCCCTGAACTCGCTTGTCACACACCagatgaaagcagcattttcattcaaatggcCAAAGGATGGTATTTCCTATCTGGGAACCACTATAACACAAAACTTGGATAAGTTATATAGGGCAAACtacaataaattaattgacAAGATATCCGTTGATCTTAACAGATGGGCTGTGCTGCCCCTCACTATCTCAGGCAGAATAGAGAGTATTAGGATGAATGTGCTTCCTaggttgttgtttctttttcagacgCTGCCCTCGCACcaccaaaaaaacatgttcacaattTTAGACCGCCTCATCTCCAGATTTATCTGGCAGGGAAGGCACCCTCGGGTAAGATACAAAAACTCTGCAGTTATCTAAACAACATGGAGGGTGGGGACTCCCTCACCTTAGACATTATTAGTTGGCCTGCCAGCTAAGGGCTTTGATAATTTGGATTTCAGATAAGACGGACACAAGGTGGTTGGAAATTGAGAAGTCACTCTGCACTCTAACACCTTTATCTAAGGTTCcattcactgaaaataaatcccTAGAAGAGACTCTGGGTAGATGGTCAAAAACTACTCTGGCAGCATGGAGAGAGGTGCAGAAGAATTTTGGCCTCCCTTGTGATATGTCAGTCTTGTCGGGCGTGGCTCATTTAAAGGGTTTTATACCTCTAAAATTAGATGCAGGATACAAAAGATGGGGACATCTAAACCTTAACTACATCCACCAACTCATTGAGGATCAGGAATTGAAGACATTTGAACAGTTGATGAATGAATTCGGCCTGCCAAGATCGGATTTCTATAGGTATCTTCAGATAAGAAGTTTTTGTTTAAGCACCCAGACTGGAACCGCATAAAAAAATCGGACTCACCTATTGAGCAATACCtgacaaaaattcaaaatggaaAGTACATAGGGAGACCAATATCTAATTTATACCAAATACTATCTGccatgaaacaagaaaacaccctacacatcaaacaaaaatggGAAGCAGAGCTCGAAACAGAAATAAGGGAGGAGGTTTGGGATAATATTGCATCAGAAATGCACAAAGTCACTAACGCAAACCTATGGAGAGAGTTCCAGTGGAAAATAGTCCATAGATTCTTCAGAAGCCCTCGAATCTTGGCCAAAATAGACCCCAATCGAACAAGTGAATGTTGGAGAGAGTGTGGGGAGGTGTCTGCagaccacacacatatattttggAAATGCCCCCTATTGGACAACTTTTGGTGTGAGATATTAGACTTATTGGacaaagtatttgttttttctctaccCAGGGACCCACTACTGACCATCCTTGGGGTCATCCCTGAAGCAGGGTTGAGTAGGAAAAAGATATACCTGCTGCATATATTGTTTGCAGCAGCCAAGAAGGCAATAACCCTGAACTGGCTTAAAAAAGACCCTCCAACATTACTCACATTTCAGACAGTAGTTAAAAGAATTTTTACAATGGAAAAGATAACATATATGTTGAGATTacaaaatgcacaatttacAGACCGATGGGCGCCTTGGTTGGAAGTGGTGGGGGACGATTGGTGATGAGCAagtgtggggggaaaaaaagaaaaggaaaaacctaTATCTTATCAATTTGCATGTCAGGTGATTCGCTGGAGATTAGATGGGAATCCGCGGCTGCTGTTGTCCTATGTTAACTTTGGTGTGTATACTATCTTTTATAGCCCGTCGGGCTTGTTCACTTAATTgtggtctttttgtttgttttttgtttgtcttttattgggTAACCAAACAGATTCTAAACACGAACTGGCTGTTTGTAGAAAAGAATGGCTTATTTTacatcttgttgtttttattcactactgctattgtttccttttcttttttaaaaacaaaatataaaagggaaaaagagattGTGTAACATCTGAAACGTGTgatatgtatgaaaatgttgctcaataaacataaagttgaaaaaaaaaaacaggagttCCTCATTGACCTCAATGTTCCTGGTTGCGAGGAAAAGAAtaacttctttttcctccccatctGTGTCCACAGCATAGAACCTGGGCCTTAGGTTGGCTTGTGCTTTTGCGTGGTTGATAAATCTGCCAACAGTCTGCTTTTCGGGGTGGCACTcacaaaaagatgaatgtgCATCAATGCACATGGGCTGCCCTTTTTGATTTGTATAAAAGAACATATGTccagtctcctcctcactgGTGTTCTTGTGTATGTGATGGCCCTCTTTGGCTGTGATCACCCTCCCATGGTAATCACAGACCACCTCACCAGTCTGAAATCTGCGGGTGGCAACGACACCCTTGCCTTTCCCTTTGACATCGGTGACCAGTagtcctctccacctctgagaACTGGTCATTTTCTGGATGTGTCTAGAATCCATGACCATGTCCACAGATCCTGAGGGCTTCCACTCCTTTATGATATTGGCAGAGATGGGgaggtttttcttccatcccCGCTTAGCAATCCAGGTGCTGACCCGGTTTTCTGTTGGGAGACGTCGGCAGAAGTATGCTGtcgagaaaaaattaaaaggttttgttagttaagaaaaatatagttgACAACTTTGAATCATGTACATAGCATTGAtacttgaaaacatttttattaaacattgagAAAATACTTACAGAGAACATGCTGCACGCGCAGTTTCATCTGTGCCTTCAGCCAACGCTCGTACAACTGCCGCTGACAGTCGGGTGACACCTTTCTGCGCTCAGTCTTGTCTGGCACGTCCCCGTCCAGTGTCACCGGTGCGTTTCCAGCAGTTTGTCAAATGCTGCTTGGACATCCATCTGCACATTTGTAGTACAGGCAGGCTTGTCGGCAGCATTGCGAGCAGCGCCACGGGTACCATGACTGGGACCCTCATCTGCAGACTCAACACTACataagagaagaaggagaaggagaagaaaagtatTAGATAAGTGTTCAGTGTGCCTACATATAAATGATGGTGGGTTTGATTATGTTTACAAATTGTTGATTGTattaattgttgacaaatataaGACATCTTTACCTTGAGTCACCAGCGAGCTTAGCCAGCAGCTGACTGGCCCTCACAATGGTCTCGGGCTGCTTCATGCGGTAATGTTTTTCCGCCGTCGCAGTGGAATGAGTGAGGTAGTCGGCCACCAGAGACTTCTCTGTGTCAGTCATCGTCCCGGTGGCCGTCTCGAAGACTCTGCGTGCCACTCGGCTGGTCACTGGCTTGAGTTTGTATCTAAAGTGAAAGTTTAAACAGATATTAATATGACATTAATTGACACATCACACCAGAGAGCTGAGACGGTTATTTATAGAAGTACATTTGGGAGGGGAAATGAATCATGATGGTTAGCTTACTTTGAGTGCAGCCGGTCAAGGTCATTGGAGGCATTATAGATCGGCCTCCCGTGGTGGAGATGAAGAACCGTTCCTCCTCGTCATCTGAGTCATCCCGCTTGCGCTTCTTAGAGTTGAGGAGTTGTGGCCGCACTCGTGTGAAGTACATATCAAACCACTGTTGGCAGAGGAAACAtagaaataaagattaatttctgcttttgaaCAGGTTCTGACAGATTCTCAGAGGAAATCTGATGAACttacacactcctcctcctgtgacAGGGCAAACGCGGGAACTTGCCGTGCTGCGGTCTTGTGCTCCTTCACACCAATAATGGCGTTgcctgacctgtctgtctgacggACTATCCACTCTTGCACCTGCACAAAACAAGGATATCACATTGATTAGTATGGGGAATGGCAAAAATGTCAGGTGAAATTTTCTAACAATGCAGACAAAAAGAGCATAAGAATACTCACAGTCATGTGCTCCACCACGCCTGGTTGTTGGAGGTGCCTCAGGATGACCACTGCCTGGAGATAGTACACCACGAAGCTGCACTCGGTCAACTCCAGGGTTGCACTTTTGTCCACGGAGACCTTCGCAATAACTGCCATCAAGTCCTTCCTGGCAGCCCTCAGCACAGCCAAGCAGTCATATGGTGTCAGCTGATGTTGCTCCGTCAACATGCTATGCCTATGAGAAAACAGATCAAATGTTATTAACAAATCATGACATTACATGCCACATTGCTCACATATCTATACTGTAATCCAGTTAGGTGGGTGAGAACAATTAAACTTACCTCTTTTGGGTGATCTCTTTGCTCGCTTGCTTGGAGCAGCATTTCTGCAGAGACCCAAGGAACTCAATGAAGTGCCTGCAGTCCTCATAGAGTGCCCGATCCTCATGCCTCAGGTTGCTGTTGACCGTGCGGTACACCAGGAATCTGTCGGTCAAAGTACAAGTATTTAAGTATATGTATTTAAGCCCAATTATGTTTATTGTCTACACAAGTGTTGACATTATATGAAAAGAAACACCAAATGCACCAACCTTTTCAAGCTCTTCAGGTAGTTCTGCTGAGTTTGCTTTGTCAGCGTTGCCTCAGAGAGCTCACGAAGGTACTGGCGGATCTTTTCACTGTTCCTGACGAACTCCAGGGATGGGGCCTGTGGGTCCACGTAGTACAGGAATCGAGCAACGTTGtcaacctgaaaaaaaaatgttaaagcaTGTTAAATTACATGACaactatttttttaaaaaaagtatgaaaaattgaattcatgaaaagaaaaaaagaagacccTGGTGAggatcaaatattaatttaacttaTACCATCTACAAAAGTGACTGCAATACAGGGGAGGAGGAATGTTACCAAAGGTACAGGCTGTGCATATCTTTCTGGCTGAAAGCCAGCACATGGTTTCCCAAATCATGTTGTAAATCGATttaaacaaaaaggcaaaaatgaaccctaaccctaacccagaagtttttaataaacacagaGTGTTTTTTGGTAGTCCTCACCTCCTGTTTGAAATTTTCATTCTGGAGGTTTTTCTCCAGGTAGTTGGCAAAGCCCTTCAGCAATGGATGGTCCAGGGAGTGCTTCCCATAGAGGCCCTTCTCTGCCATCAGCTTCCTGGCCGCCTTCTTCCACTGCACATCTGGGTTACTGCAATGTGGGAAAAGTGTTATAATTGTTATAGTAGTGAATTGTTGTTACATACTGAATATTTGTGATTCATGTGACtcacaatcaaaaacaaacatcgtCAGTGAAGTTGTGAAACTGAGATTCTCACCATTGAAAGTACTCGCCACTGCTGACAGAGGCAATGTCAGACTCGCTCTCACCAGTCTCAGTGGCCGCACTCTCGGGTGGCTGTGCCGTCGCTGCCGTAACGTTGGCATTGGGCAGTGGTGGAGGGACACCAACCACCGCCATGTGCCGACGCTGCAGCTCCTCAATCAgcctttcaattaaaaaaaaaaaaacgaatttaGACAATGTTAttcaatacaatttaaaaaatgtaatacatttcaGAGAGTAAACAAGAAGTAGGCCGTGGTTGAAGACCCTGCCAGACACCAGAAGCTCATGGACATCCCTCTTTGCCTTCAACACCTCTGCTTCCATGGCTTCTGGTGTGGTGGTCTTCATGCAGACCCTGCGCAGATGCACAGGAAGGCATTCCTGGGGTTTCACGCACACAGGGCACAGCAGGAAGTGCCTGTTGGCTTTActataaatagaaaaagacatTCTTCAATTAATTTAAAGCTTTACTCAGGGAGAAGTTTGGTCAGCCATCAGAAAATATGCTTTAAATCTCAGCTTGGGTTAGTGGCCTAATGATTTCATTATCACTCAAATAGGGTCGTTAACAAGTcattaagcaaaacaaaagatgtgATCAGCCATGTTTCCAATGTGCGATAAACTACACCCACTGttattctctgtcttgtttACTACTATGAAACACATATGTCTATTTTAGCTTGATTATAAAAGGATGTTTTACTACATTCTGTTAGAAAAGGACTGTATGAGCTTGACTGTACATACAAACTAACCTCTTGATTTGGTCCCTAAGTCTGGGAACCATCAGCAAATATACCTACATACCTTTGAATGTTAAAACTTCTATAATGTAATACATGACTTTTACTACATTGAGCAACTACATTGCGAACCATGAAATTGATCTTGACTTACCGCTGGGCTGCCATTTTCAGGAACGAAAAGAAAACTGTCGAGtagaacaggaaaaaacaggagaaatccTCAGTGAAGACGTGACACTCTTGTTGACCAGTCTCAGAAGACAGTAACTGGACATCTGGCCGCCCCACATTATATGTCCATCTGAAAGTTGAatgttggaaagaggagaatgtaaactttaaactagtgaacagcatgtttcatttgaagcaggttcagtagaaatacaggaggatatgtaaaaacataaatacaggtttCCTACTGgccttttcaaaacagctgaatgtaACCAGAATTCAACAACGTGCTGCTAGTCACCAGAGGGTTTAACATTACGAGTGTTGATCTCTTTGTATTGCTCTGAATAtgagctttacaatgaggtattactccagtaaatcagataatgctagctaaaaatagcagcttaaatatatagagaccagatttgacctctgtcccagctctgaaagctgcctaaaattgaccacattaaatgtctcgttaataacaggaggtgtgaaacaggatggaaagccaacacttgttggaaagaagaggatctaagctttacaatgaggtattactccagtaaatcagataatgctagccagaaataccagcttaaatatagagaccagattttCTGACCCAgcccagcactgaaagctgcctaaaattgaacacattaaatgtctggttaataaccggaggtgtgtgataggatggaaagccaacacttgttggaaagaagagaatctaagctttacaatgaggtattactccagtaaatcagataatgctatcctgaaatagcttaaatatagagaccagatttgacctctgacccagctctgaaagctgcttaaaattgaacacattaaatgtctggttaataacaggaggttatTAGGTttggatggaaagccaacacttgttggaaagaaagaatctaagctttacaatgaggtattactccagtaaatcagataatgctagccagaaataccagcttaaatatagagaccagatttgacctctgacccagcactgaaagctgcctaaaattgaacacattaaatgtctggttaataacaagaggtttgtgataggatggaaagccaacacatgttggaaagaatagaatctaaactttacaatgaggtgttacttgactaaatcagataatgctatcatgaaatagcagcttaagagaccagatttgacctctgatccaACTCTGAAAAatgcctaaaattgaccaaattaaatgtgtggttaataacaggaggtttgtgataggatggaaagccaacacttgtttgaaagaaaagaatctaaactttacaatgaggtattactccagtaaatcagataatgctatcctgaaatagcagatTAAATATAGAGAACAAATTTGAAAattgcctaaaattgaccaaattaaatttct from Seriola aureovittata isolate HTS-2021-v1 ecotype China chromosome 10, ASM2101889v1, whole genome shotgun sequence encodes:
- the LOC130176229 gene encoding N-lysine methyltransferase KMT5A-A-like; the encoded protein is MKLRVQHVLSYFCRRLPTENRVSTWIAKRGWKKNLPISANIIKEWKPSGSVDMVMDSRHIQKMTSSQRWRGLLVTDVKGKGKGVVATRRFQTGEVVCDYHGRVITAKEGHHIHKNTSEEETGHMFFYTNQKGQPMCIDAHSSFCECHPEKQTVGRFINHAKAQANLRPRFYAVDTDGEEKEVILFLATRNIEADGISPFSRASEYALSKIGLMRSM